The genomic segment CCGACCAGTGCCGGATCCAATCCTCTTGGCTCTGCACCTTGTGCATAAATTAGTGTATCACTCGCCTTGGATTGGGTGTTGCTACTTGCATTGTTGTTAGTACCGCAACCAGTCAAAGCTACAGTGCCGGCTAAAACAAGGCTTAGCGCGAGAGCAACGAGTTTTTTCCCCTTTTTCATTAGTCTTACCCCTTCTTTTCTGCATGATGTAATACAGTTTTTCGACTTCGAGTATTTTTATACTATAATACTACCATTCAATAAAAAATCTGTCAATAAAAAAAATCGGTACTCAAAGATCAGCATAACTGATGACCTGATTTCTCCCCCTCATTTTTCCAGCATAAAGAGCACGATCTGCTTTGGAAATATTATCATCAACACTGTCCTTATCCTCATATTCGGCCACGCCAAAGGTCATCGTAGCTCTCAATTCAATGGAATTCTCCCAAGGGATAACCATTTGATGTATTTCTGCCCTAATGTTCTCGGCTATTTGCAGTACTTCCTCGCGAGTTCTGTTGCGCAACATAAGCAAGAATTCTTCTCCGCCCCAGCGACAAACCGCTTCATCCTCAGTGATGTGTTTTTTTAGAATATCTGCAATTTCAATCAAGACCTTATCTCCTGCAAAATGGCCAAACGTATCATTAAATCCTTTGAAATGGTCAATATCACCTAAGATGAGGGTAATCGGAGTTAAAGTTATCCCGTTTTGATCCTGAATCAAGCTAAAATAGTCCTTAAATCCTCTTCGATTAAAAGTCTTTGTCAGAAAATCATAGTTGGCCGCATTTTCAAGAATTTGGTGGTAAGCCGTTAATTCTTCAAGCGATTGAGCAAGCTGTTTCCCGGTCTTTATCCGCTTCTCGATTTCATTAATCGTCAAAAATAACAGAATGCCAATGATCAAAATGGGAAAAGTATATAACGCTGACTCCATTACGATTGAGCTCACCGGCACACGGAAAATCATCGTCCAAGGCGAATCCGTAATGCTCATTTTATAGATATAGTCATTGCCGATTCGTTCAACCGAGCCATCTTTTATTTCTTTTAGTTTTTGAATGTCTCCCTGGGGATTATTCGGCAACACAAACAATGGGGTAATTTCTTCATTATCCTGAAATTTGTTAAGATCGCTTTGATTTTTTGCATTTTGGTTTTTAGCAATGATTGAGTTTTCCTGATCAAGGAGATAACCTTCATAGCCAGAATTGATGATCCGGCTCAATCCCATTGTGGTTAAATCCAGAGAAAGTACACCTTTAAAAACATCCTGATCATAAATTGGACTTGATAAGGTTACCATCGTCCCTTTGCCAGCACGATCTAAATATGCAGGTGTCCAAAGTGCTAATCGTTGAGGATTATTCTGAGGGTTTACATAAGTATAAAACTCAGCCTGTTTAAGTTCTTTTCTAAACGCAAAATCCTTTGAAGAAACCCAAGGATATATGTTGGTGAAGTCATTTTCACTGGTGTAGTATAACCAGGCGATTTCTGGATACTTTCCATAAAAATCTTTGAAAAACTGATTATAAGCTAAAGCAAGGTTTATTTCTTTCCTATTTATCCCGCTTTCCGGAACTTTCCCTGAGCCTGTTAAATTTCCGGCATTCTTCTGATGATCTGTTCCACCTGCAGCCTCTAAATCATAGGTGTCTGAACCGGGATTATATTTTAACAGACTCAACAGAGTTGAATCTTGGATATCCGGTCGTTTGAAAAAATCCTCGCCGTATATTGTCATCATGTCCATGAAATTAGTGCCTAATTCAACATACTTCGTGATCAAGGCTTCTTTAGAGGCTGCTGCCGCTCCGAACGTCTCAATTCTGGAATAATATTGATTGATAAAGTCCATAAAGACGACAGCGAGAATAAAAATAAGGACAAGGACTTTCTTCATTCTGCTCATCGGGTTATTACCTTTCGCAAATTCACCATTGATATAGTTATCTATATATTGTCGATTTCCTGCTAAAAAGAGCGAATTTTATAAGCCCCAGAGAGAAAATTCTCTCTGGGGCTCAGTTTGTTATTGTCAGAATTGTTCCCTATTGTGTGGAGATACGACCTCCACACAGATTCTCTCGGAAGAAGTCTGCTGGGAAATAGCGTCCCGGACATTCGGTAGCGGCCCCAGGGACTTCGCGGTGCAGCTCAATATCTTCGATACTGAGGCGGAACTCTGCCATCAACGCTTTCACCTTCTCTATGAGGCCATTCATCTGAGCTTCCGGGACCTCCTCAAGTTCGCTAAAATTCCCGACTAAACAGACCCCGATCCCGATAAAATTGCGGTGCCCTACGTTACAATGAGCTCCGGGACGATAAAGCGGTCGCCCTTCCTCACAGTGTCCATCCGGAAGAATCACAAAATGGTAGCCAATATCACTCCAGCCTCGGCTCAAATGCCATTCTCGAATCATCGCTGCATTTACAGGGATGGTATCTCTTCCTCGACGAACACTGACCGGACTTGCTGAATGATGAACTACGATTTTCTGCCAATCCATTTATTTGACCTCTCCTCTCACTTCCAGGACGGCTATGGCCTTGGCTAGCTCTGTAATGCTTGTAGATAGATCGTTCAGTTTCCCTTCGATCCGCACCAGAAGATAGGCGCTGACCACGATGGGAAACCCGAAATTTCCAATCATTGTTAAGATCTCCTCCATGCCTTAACCTCCTCTCTCCTCAATTTATACTCAAACTTCTCTGCTCCTGTGCATCCTTTAGATGAAAGAAAGAGCTGAGGGAAGGAAGGTAATAAAGCTTATACCCCTCACCTTTCCTTCACTTCTCACTCAGCCTTTCGCTTAAGCGACCGGAGCATCATAAAGGTCGTCCGTTACGGTATCCACGATCTTTACATCCCGCTTGGAAATCCATGCTCCACCCGGGCCGGTGAAGATGTTCTTAGCAATGATCAGATCCATTGCCGCTTCAATCTCCGCTGCTGTGATCCCCTCTTTGGGATCGGATAAGGTAAGACTCACTGCTCCCCCTAAAGCATTCGTAAAGGTCATTCTTAAAACTTTTCTACTGGTTGTTGCCATTTAAAATTCCTCCTTTCTTTTACGCGATATTGACGAGTTCGAAACGATTGTCACGACGCACCTCAGTGACCGGATATTGCTGTAAAGCATAAAGTGCATTGGCGACATCAAAGACATCTTGATCCGGGGCTGCCACTACGACATTGGCATGGCTTCGTTGGCGCAGGACTGGAGCGCCTAATTGGCTTAAACCAACCTGAAGGGTCACGACCATGATAGAGTCTTTGGCTGTTGACATTACGGCCATCATTAACACCTCCTTTTCAATAGCTTCAACCGATGTTCTCTACGTAAAAAAGCAGCCGGACCTGCCGACTGCTTTTCACAAGGGATATTCACGTATCTCCGGGCAGGAAGAGTTCGTGAACCGTTCCCCTGCCCGAGAACATCTGTTCTGTTATTAGTTTATCCAACTGAGCTCAATCTGTCAATAGATGACCTCGCGATGGGTGATGAATTGTCACTCTGCCTGTTCTTAATTACAGGTGATCGGGCTTTGTGCTATAAAATCTATGAGTTGGACAGTCCCCGCCAGCGTTGGAGGAATTAGCTGAAACACCTTGTATTGATTCTCTTCAGTAATTCCGTAAGTGCAAAGATATATTTTTCTTGTATATTATGACATATATCTTTAGCTAATTGCTGGCTATAGATATGTACCGTTGAATTCCTGTCACTTAGCATCGCGAGCCATAATTCTTCATCCTGTATAAGGTCGGCTGCAAAGGCTTCGCGTAATACCGTCTTAGGAGAATTTAGTCCCGTCAAACCCTCATCTTCAAAAACGATCTTCAAAGTTTTCCACGCTAGCTCAA from the Desulfitobacterium metallireducens DSM 15288 genome contains:
- a CDS encoding sensor domain-containing diguanylate cyclase yields the protein MSRMKKVLVLIFILAVVFMDFINQYYSRIETFGAAAASKEALITKYVELGTNFMDMMTIYGEDFFKRPDIQDSTLLSLLKYNPGSDTYDLEAAGGTDHQKNAGNLTGSGKVPESGINRKEINLALAYNQFFKDFYGKYPEIAWLYYTSENDFTNIYPWVSSKDFAFRKELKQAEFYTYVNPQNNPQRLALWTPAYLDRAGKGTMVTLSSPIYDQDVFKGVLSLDLTTMGLSRIINSGYEGYLLDQENSIIAKNQNAKNQSDLNKFQDNEEITPLFVLPNNPQGDIQKLKEIKDGSVERIGNDYIYKMSITDSPWTMIFRVPVSSIVMESALYTFPILIIGILLFLTINEIEKRIKTGKQLAQSLEELTAYHQILENAANYDFLTKTFNRRGFKDYFSLIQDQNGITLTPITLILGDIDHFKGFNDTFGHFAGDKVLIEIADILKKHITEDEAVCRWGGEEFLLMLRNRTREEVLQIAENIRAEIHQMVIPWENSIELRATMTFGVAEYEDKDSVDDNISKADRALYAGKMRGRNQVISYADL
- a CDS encoding peptidoglycan recognition protein family protein, which gives rise to MDWQKIVVHHSASPVSVRRGRDTIPVNAAMIREWHLSRGWSDIGYHFVILPDGHCEEGRPLYRPGAHCNVGHRNFIGIGVCLVGNFSELEEVPEAQMNGLIEKVKALMAEFRLSIEDIELHREVPGAATECPGRYFPADFFRENLCGGRISTQ
- a CDS encoding YvrJ family protein; amino-acid sequence: MEEILTMIGNFGFPIVVSAYLLVRIEGKLNDLSTSITELAKAIAVLEVRGEVK
- a CDS encoding DUF2922 domain-containing protein, whose product is MATTSRKVLRMTFTNALGGAVSLTLSDPKEGITAAEIEAAMDLIIAKNIFTGPGGAWISKRDVKIVDTVTDDLYDAPVA
- a CDS encoding DUF1659 domain-containing protein — encoded protein: MAVMSTAKDSIMVVTLQVGLSQLGAPVLRQRSHANVVVAAPDQDVFDVANALYALQQYPVTEVRRDNRFELVNIA
- a CDS encoding nucleotidyltransferase substrate binding protein, which translates into the protein MSDPKQKFNNFQNALARLNEGIAKYDESDELAGDGLIQRFEFTFELAWKTLKIVFEDEGLTGLNSPKTVLREAFAADLIQDEELWLAMLSDRNSTVHIYSQQLAKDICHNIQEKYIFALTELLKRINTRCFS